The Palleronia sp. THAF1 genome contains the following window.
TTGGCTGAGGCCGAGCGCTCGCAGGTGTTCAAGACCGACGCGACGCGACTTCCGCCCGCCGCGATGCCTGCGACACTGGTCTTCCTCGATCCGCCCTACGGGCAAGGGTTGGGAGAGCGCGCCATGACATCCGCCTTGGCGCAGGGCTGGATCGCGGAAGATGCGCTGATCGTGTGGGAGGAGTCATCGCAAATCGACGTGCCGCCCACGTTGGAAAAAGTCGACGCGCGCCGCTATGGCGATACGTGGATCACGCTGGCTACTGTCCGCTGATCCGACGCGAGAGCAGGACGTGCGCAAAGGCGAGTGCCGCACCGATGCCCGCGACGGGACCGAGGGCGGTCAGCGACCAGCCTGCCAGCACCAAGCCGCCGATGCCCGATCCAATGGCCGCGCCCACGTAGATCGCCGCGGCGTTCAAGGCCAGCACGACGCCGGGCCGTTCCGGAAGGATCGACAGGATGCGCAGTTGTTGCCCGGCCATGAACGACCAGCCGAAGACGGACCATACGCCCAACAAGCCGAACAGCAGCCAGCCGGGATAGGGCAGGAAGAAGAACAGCGGCATGATCAGAGTTTGTGCGCCCGACAGGATCAGCAGCGTTGTCACCGCGCCCAAGCGGTCCGCCATCCAACCGCCGATGATGTTGCCCGCAACGGCGCCCGCGCCAAAGATCAGAAGTGCGGCTGTGACGCCGTTGCGCCCGTAGCCCATCGTCTCTGACAGCAAGGGCGCGAGGTAGGTGTAGAGAACATAGATCGCGCCAAGGAACGTCGCGGTGAACAGGATCGCCAGCATCGCGGGGCCGTTCGCCAGCGTCTTGCCAAGGTCCGACAGCGATGCGGGCGGAATCTCCAACCCCTTTGGTACGCGAGTCCAGATCAGCCACAGGCAGGGCAGGGCGAGCGCGACCACGATCAGGAAGCCCGCGCGCCATCCGAAGGTGTAGCCGACGAAGCTGCCCATCGGCACACCCGCGACTTGCGCGACGGTCAATCCGATAATCACGGCAGCCAACGCCTTTCCGCGCGTTTCCGGCGGCGACAGGGCGGCGGCGACCGAGGCCGTGACGGGCGTGAACATTCCCGCCCCGGCGGCGGCGATAATGCGGCTGAGGTGAACGATCAGTTCCGATGGCGCGAGGGCGGTGCCAAGGCTGCCCAGCGCGAAGATGCCCATGGCAATGGCCAACAGGCGCCGCCGCCCCAGTGCGCCGGTCAGTGCGACCAGCACGGGGGACATCAGGGCATAAGCGATGGCGTATGTCGTCATCGCTGTGCCGATCGCGGCGGGAGTCGTGCCGAAGTCTTCGGCCATCGGGTTTACAAGGCCGATCAGCACGAACGCCCCCATGCCGATCACGAAATTCGACGCCGAGAGGGACCAGATGACGATGCGTGCGCCGTGTGCGGGGGCGGTGCCGGTGGCCGCCGCGTCAACCATAAGTGGGGTGGAAACGCCCAGCGGGCGACAGCGTGAAGATTTGCACGCCATCTGCCGTGACGCCCACCGAATGCTCGAACTGCGCGGACAGGGACTTGTCGCGCGTCACCGCCGTCCAGTCATCGGCAAGCACCTTTGTCTCTGGACGGCCAAGGTTCACCATCGGCTCGATGGTGAAGAACATACCCTCTTCCAGCACGGGCCCGGTCTTGGGGCGACCGTAGTGCAGCACGTTGGGCGGCGCATGAAAGACGCGGCCCAGACCGTGTCCGCAGAAATCGCGCACGACGGACATGCGTTGCGCCTCGACGTAAGATTGAATCGCGTAGCCGATGTCACCGAAGGTGGCGCCGGGCTTCACGGCCTCGATCCCCTTCATCAGGGCGTCATGCGTGACCTCGATCAGACGTTCGGCTTTGCGGGGCAGTTTTCCGGCGACATACATCCGCGATGTGTCGCCGAACCAGCCATCGACGATGACGGTCACGTCGATGTTCAGGATATCGCCGTCCTTCAGCGTCTTCGGCCCCGGAATGCCGTGGCAGACCACGTGGTTCACGCTGATGCAGGACGCGTGCTGATAGCCGCGATATCCGATGGTGGCGGATGTCGCGCCCGCCTCAGTCACCCAGGTTTCGATCAAGCGATCCAGTTCGGCGGTGGACTGGCCCGGGACCACATGCTCGGCGATACGATCCAGGATCGTCGCGGCGAGTTCGCCAGCAACCATCATGCCGTCGAAATCCGCCGCGTCGTGCAGGCGAATGCCGTCTTTCGTCAGATGTCCGGTCGAGCGGTCCACGGTCTTTCCTTTCGTGGTCTTTCTGCGCCGCAGTATAGCGAGCGCGCTAACAAAAGGCTACTCACCCGCGTGGATCGGCAAGGGGCGGCGCAACGTCACACCGCTTGTGTCGATGGCGGTGTCATAGGCGATAGCCTCGACCCCGGCGGCACGGGCGCGTGCGAAGGCCGTCGCGTAACCGGGATCAAGGTCTTTCGCCAGCCGAAACCGGGCGCAATCGGTGCGTTGGATCAGATACAGCATCACCGCGCGATGGCCTTGGCGCACCATGTCCGACAGTTCGTCCAAGTGACGCGCGCCGCGCAGGGTGACGCAATCTGGAAACTCGGCCCAGTCATCGGTGCGGCGCAGGTGGACGTTCTTCACCTCGACATAGGCATCCCGAAGGCCCGGTTCTGTCAGCAGGAAATCGACGCGGCTTTTCTGGCCATACTTCACTTCTGGCCGCACCGTTCCGTAGTCGGCCAATTCGGGAATGGCCCGCGCCCGCAGTGCTTCGCCCACCACGCGGTTCGGCACGGCGGTGTCGATCCCGGCCCATTCGTCGCCCGGCAGTTCAACCAATCGCCAGCCGTAGCGCAGCTTGCGCTTGGGGTCGTCGTTTGGCTCGACCCAGACCGGCGTGCCAAGCGCATTCAGACCCATCATCGTGCCGGGGTTGGGGCAATGGGCGCGCACGGTCTCTCCGGTGTCGTCCAGCGTGACCTCGGACAGAAAGCGGTTCCAGCGGCGGACAAGGCGGCCACGGATCAGGGGCGATTGAAAGCGCATGGCGTGGGGGTATGTTGCGGGGCAACCGCTTGCAAGGAATGCCGTCATGACCAACCCCACCGCCGCGATGCTGGTCATCGGCGACGAGATCCTGTCGGGCCGCACCCGCGACTCGAACAGTCACCATCTGGCGGGTCGTTTGACCGAGCATGGAATCGACCTTCGGGAAGTCCGTTTCATCGGGGACGACGCGGCCACGATCACGGCAACGACGCGCGAGTTGTCCGCGAAGTATGGCCACGTCTTCACCTCTGGCGGGATCGGTCCGACCCATGACGACATCACGGCCGACTGCATCGCTGCCGCCTTCGACACGCCTATCGACGTACGCGACGACGCCCGCGCGATCCTTGCCGCCCATTACGACGCACGCGGGGTAGAGATGAACGACGCCCGCCTGCGTATGGCCCGCATCCCCGATGGGGCGACGCTGATCGACAATCCGGTCTCTGCCGCGCCGGGCTTTTCCCTGCAGAACGTCCACGTCATGGCGGGTGTGCCGAAGATATTCGAGGCGATGCTGGAAAGCCTGTTGCCCACTCTGACCGGGGGCGCGCGGTTGCAGAGCCGGTCGTTGATGGTGGACCGGGGAGAAGGCGATATCGCCGAAGGGCTATCCCAGGTGGTGGCCGCGCATCCCGGCGTCTCGGTCGGCAGCTATCCGGCCTGGGGCGGTGCGGGCTACAAGGTCAGCATCGTGCTGCGCGCGGCGGATGAAAGCGCGCTGGAGGCCGCGATGGCGCAGTTGCGCGCGCTATTTCCGGAAGGCCGAGAGTGACCGACTACGATCTTCTGCACGCCACCTGGCCTCCGGCGTCCTTGCGATCTCTCGGCCCGTTTACGCTGCGCGACGGCGGGGGTGGCGGCAAACGTGTGAGCGCGGCAAGCGTCGAGGGTACTCCGACTGACCCCGAACTGGATACGGCGGAAAAGCACACAGACCTGTTCGCAGTGCGCCCCGATCAGACGGACTTCGACATGGTGCTGGCCGATCGGGGGTATGAATTGGTTGATCCGACGCTGATCCTGTCCTGCGACGTTGCCGCTCTGACTACGCCAGAGCCCTCACCCGTCAGCGGTTTCACTGTTTGGCCGCCCTTGCAGGTGCAGCGCGACATCTGGGCCGAGGGTGGGATCGGACCCGCTCGTCTCGCCGTCATGGATCGCGTCACCGGCCCCAAGACCAGCATCCTTGGACGTGCGCAGGACAAGCCTGCCGGGGCCGCTTTCGTTGCGATCCACGGCGGCACCGTGATGGTCCATGCGGTCGAGGTGCGCGCGGGACTGCGCCGCTTCGGTCTTGCCACCCATATGATGCGCCACGCCGCGCGCTGGGCGCAGGTCAGGGCCGCGACCCGGATCGCGGTGCTGGTGACGGAAGCCAACACCGCCGCCATCGCGCTTTACCGGGGCTTGGGACTGACCGGTGGCCGGTGCTATCACTATCGTAGCAAACCGAAGGACACCCGCCCATGACCGATGCCCCCACCGCGCTGGACCTGCCGCCGGTCGATCCGTTGCCCGACGCGACACAGAAATACTTCGACGTCTGCCAAGAGAAGCTGGGCATGGTGCCGAACGTGCTGCGCGCCCATGCCTTCGATATCGACAAGCTGAACACCTTCACCGCGCTGTACAATGAGCTGATGCTGGCCGACTCTGGCCTGACCAAGCTGGAGCGTGAGATGATCGCGGTGGTCGTCTCATCCTGCAATCGCTGCTGGTATTGCCTTGTGGCGCACGGTGCCGCCGTGCGGCAGCTCTCAGGCGATCCAATGCTGGGCGAACAGCTGGTGATGAACTGGCGTGTCGCTAACCTAGATGCGCGTCAGCATGCGATGCTGGCCTTCGCTTGGAAGCTGACGGAAGCCGTGTCCGAGGTGGTCGAGGCTGATCGGCAGGCCTTGCGCGATGCGGGCTTCACGGACCGGGACATCTGGGACATCGCCAACGTCGCAGGCTTCTTCAACATGACCAACCGCGTCGCCACCGCGACGGAAATGCAGCCCAACGCCGACTATCACGCGCAGGCGCGGTGATACGCGCGGCGCTGATTTTCGCCGTCTGGGGGGCGAGCGCGCAGGCTTTGACGCTGGAACTGCCCGCGCCCGCTAGAAAGGTCGAGACGGTGTCGCAGTCCGGCTCGGCTTCTTTGCCAACGGGCGCGTGGTCCGGCGGTTCGGTGCCCACGCAGCGGGCCGAGGGACAGGTGACGCGAACGGCGTGGCGTTTGCCGGGACAGACGCGGACCGTGCAGCAGATCCTTGCACCCGCTCGGGATGCGCTGCGCGAGGCGGGATACGAGATCGGGTTCGACTGCGCGGATGCAGAGTGCGGCGGGTTCGATTTTCGCTTCGCGCTCGACCTGCTTCCGCCGCCTTCGATGTATGTCGATCTGGGCAACTACCGATATGTTCTGGCGCGCGGCGTGGATGGGGCCGTCGTCTCGCTGGTAGCCAGCCGTGCCGCTTCGGCCGGATACCTGCATGTGACTGAGGTGCTGCCCGAAGGCACAATGCCATCTCAGGCCGTGACCATAGCCGCCCCGTCCGCTGCAAGCGGCCCGGTCTGGGACAGTCTGCGCAGAAACGGACGCGCGGTTCTGGATGATCTGGTCTTCGCGACCGGATCGTCCGCGTTGGCGGGCGGGCCGTTCGGGTCGCTTGGGGCGTTGGCAGAGGGGTTGCGCAGCGATCCAGGCACAAAGATCACGTTGGTCGGCCACAGCGATACGGAAGGCGGGCTGGAGCCGAATATCGCGATCTCGCGCGCGCGGGCACGCGCGGTGCGCAAGACGTTGATCGGCGAATACGACATCGCCCCTGACCGTATCGCGGCAGAGGGCGTCGCCTACCTAGCGCCCCGCGCCTCTAACCTGACAGCAGAGGGGCGCGAGGCGAACAGGCGGGTCGAAGTCGTTCTGACGCCCGATTGATTACCAGATGTCGGGGCCTTTGTCGGCGTAGGCATGGGCCAGGAAGTCGATGAAGGCGCGCACCTTGGGCTGCGTGAAGCGGCCCGGCGGATAGACGGCGTAGATGCCCTGGGTCTCACCCGGAAGATCGGGGATGGCCTCTTCCACGAGGCCTTGCTTCATCGCGTCCGCGTACAGGAACGACGGCAGGTAGGCAATTCCAAGGCCAGAGATCGCGGCGTTCAGCAGCGACTGCCCGTCATTCACCGACAGCCAGCCAGAGGTACGAACCTGTCGCTTCTCGCCCGACGGCGCGGTCAGCTTCCAGACGGACCCGTTGGCCTGACTGGAGTAGTGCAGCAGCTTGTGTTCGTTCAGGTCATCGATCCGCTGCGGACGGCCGAACTTTTCGAAGTAGCCTGGTGAAGCGACCATTCGCTTCGTCGTGTCGGTCAGCTTGCGGGCGCGCAGCGTGCTGTCTTCAAGCTCGCCGATGCGGATCGCCAGATCGAACCCTTCCGAGATCAGCTCGACGTAGCGGTTGTTCAGGATCATGTTGACCGTGATTTCCGGGTATTCGCCCAGAAACTCGCCCAGGATCGGTGACAGATGATTGACCCCGAAATCGGTCGCGACGCTGATGCGCAGCAAGCCCGACGGCGCGGATTGCATCGAAGTTACAAGACTGTCGGCCTCTCCGGCGTCGTTCAGAACGCGGCGGGCGCGGTCGTAATAGGCCAATCCGATCTCTGTTGGGGACACGCGGCGCGTGGTGCGATTCAGCAGCCGTGCGCCAAGACGCGCTTCCAGCGACGAGACATGCTTCGACACGGCGGACTTCGAGATGCCCATTTTCTTGGCGGCATCGGTGAAGCCGCCCTGATCGACGACCGTCGCGAAGGCCTCCATTTCCGTAAGTCTATCCATTGTCTGCCCTATTCATTCACGACACCCCTCGTTGTTTCCAAGGTATGCCGGTCGATCTGGGCAGGAATGCGGAGCGGGCCGGACAATGTCGCGACGCTTCCGGGATCGTATCGTGAAACGAAACGGGCCGGTTACTCGGCCATCAGGGCGCGCAGGCTGCGTTTGAGCAGGTCAAGCTCGTCCCGCAGCAGCGCGAGCTCGGCGGTCATGTCGGCAGAGACTTGTTTGCCCGACGCGATGTGCAGCGACGCCAGCGTGGTGCCGCTGGCTTTGTCCAGCAGGTGCACGCTTTGCAGCCCATCCGACAGAACGGCGCGCGGCAGCTTCACCGTGATTTGCAGCGCAGAGTCGTCTTCCGCGACCTGCGTGTCCGGGATGGTGCGGTGCAGGTGGCTGGCCTCTAGCTTTGGCGGGTCGCCACTGCCCTCCAGCCGCACGGTCCAGACGCCGTCTTGCAGGTCGCTGCCGATTGCGGTCCAGCCATTTGTGATCCGATCATGTTTCATGGTGCGACCTTACATTTCCGCCCGAAGGTGCCGACTGACGATCAGATCGCGCAGCACCACGCGGTTCATCCGGGGGTTGCCGAAGATGATATCGAGCCACGCGCTTTCGATGCGCGGCTCGGCGATATCGGTGTAGGCCAGATCGAAATCGACTTCCGGTGTGCTGTGGCGCATGTCGAGTTCCCGCACGACCTGTTCGGTGTTCGGGCCGTGCTTGACGTTCAGACGGGCGTACACCTCGATCTCGCTTTCGGCTTCGATCTGAACCAAAGCGTGGACAACGTGGCTAAGCGTCAGGCCTTCCACCGCCTCTTTCGGCAGTTCGACCACGAGGCTTAGGAAAGAGCCCGCGAAGTTCAGCACATCGAAGGCGATGCCATAAGGCGCGGACGCGGAATAGGCGCGCCCGGCGGTCTGGCGCAGGCTGATTTCCGACACGGGGCAGTCGTGGAACATCTTCACGCTGTCGCCCAGCGCAGTGCCAGAGGCGATGCCCGCGTGGCCCGGCGCCGTCATTCGGCTGCTGAACACGTCAGGCCGCCAGACCCAGTCGGAATCACGCGGTGCCTGCGGAGCCGTGTTCGTCACGCTTCCCGCAAGACGGCCGTCCATCTTTGCAATTGCGCGGTCCAGAACGGCGCGATCGTGACTGGCCTGATCGCGCAGGTTGGCCAAAGTGGCGGGGTCCATCGCCTCGGCAGACTCCGTCACACGCGTCCAGCGCCGCAAGGTACGCTGCCGTGCAAGATCGTCGAGGCCGCCAATCATGTTCATCACTCCGTCATGCCACGCTTGGATTACCGCAAAGTGAACGTATCACAGATCCATGTAGATGTGCGTCTCTGCAGCGGCGCCCGGATGGGTGACGGCGCCCTTGTAGGTCGGCCCCACCAGCTGCGAGAACTTCCACAGGGCACCGCTTGCGTAGTTGGTGGGCTTCGCCCCGGTCCAGTCTGCACGGCGTGCATCCAGCGTCGCGTCGTCCAGATCGACGGAAATTTCGCCCTTCACGGCGTCGATGGTGATCATGTCGCCATTCTGCAGAAGCGCGATGGGGCCGCCCTGTGCCGCTTCGGGGCCGACATGGCCCACGCAGAAGCCGCGCGTCGCACCTGAGAATCGGCCATCGGTGATCAGCGCGACCTTCTTGCCCATGCCCTGACCGGACAGGGCGGCAGTGGTCGACAGCATCTCGCGCATGCCCGGCCCACCAGCGGGGCCTTCGTTGCGGATGACGATCACTTCGCCTTCCTTGTAGGTGCGGGCCTTTACGGCTTCGAACGCTTCTTCCTCGGACTCGAACACGCGGGCGGGGCCGGTGAACACCTGTTCCTCGGCGCTCATGCCCGCGACTTTCACGATGGCACCTTCGGGGGCCAGGTTGCCTTTCAGACCAACGACGCCGCCGGTCTTGGTGATGGGCGTATCGATGGAGTAGATCACCTTGCCGTCGGCCTCGCGGTCGATCAGGTCCAACTCCTCGCCGATGGAGCGGCCCGAGGCGGTTACGCAATCCTCGTGGATCAGGCCCGCCTTGCGCAGTTCTTTCATCACGACGGGGATGCCGCCCGCGTCGTACAAGTCCTTTGCGACGTAGGCGCCGCCCGGCTTCAGGTCGACGAAGTAAGGCGTATCGCGGAAGATTTCGCAGACGTCTTCCAGGAAGAAGTCGATCCCGGCCTCATGCGCGATGGCGGGCAGATGGAGGCCTGCGTTGGTCGAGCCACCGGTGCAGGCGACGACGCGCGCGGCGTTTTCCATCGCCTTGCGGGTCACGACATCGCGGGCTCGGATGTTCTGCTCCAGCAGGTTCATCACAGCTTCGCCAGACGCCGACGCGAACTGGTCGCGGCTCTCGTAAGGGGCGGGCGCGCCGGAGGAGTTGAAGAGCGCAAGGCCGATGGCCTCGGACACGCAGGCCATGGTGTTGGCGGTGAACTGGCCGCCGCAGGCCCCGGCGCTGGGGCAGGCGACGCGCTCCAGGATCGCCAACGCCTCGTCAGACAGTTCGCCATTCTGGTGACGGCCGACGGCTTCGAACATGTCCTGCACGGTCAGGTCGCGGCTGGCGAAGTCGGCGGGCACATCGGCACCGGCGGGCACCTTGCCCGGCAGGATCGAGCCGCCGTAGATGAAGACCGACGGCACGTTCAGCCGCACCATCGCCATCATCATGCCCGGCAGCGACTTGTCGCAGCCCGCAAGACCCACCAGCGCGTCGTAGCAGTGGCCGCGCATGGTCAGCTCGACCGTGTCGGCGATGGCCTCGCGCGATGCGAGGGACGATCGCATGCCCTCGTGGCCCATTGCGATGCCGTCGGTCACGGTGATCGTGGTGAACTCACGCGGGGTGCCCGATGCGGCCTTCACGCCCAGCTTGACCGCCTGGGCCTGACGCGACAGGGCGATATTGCAGGGGGCGGCTTCGTTCCAGCAGGTCGCGACGCCGACGAGCGGCTGCGCGATCTCGGCTTCGGTCATGCCCATTGCGTAGTAATACGAGCGGTGCGGTGCCCGTGCGGGGCCTTCGGTGACATGCCGGCTTGGCAGTTTCGACTTGTCCGTTTTGCCTTTCAACATGGCACTTTCCCCCGCTGGTTCGTTTGCGTCGGAATAGGCGAGCAAAGGCGCGGCGACAAGGCCGTTCCCCTTGGGTGCCGTGACCGATAGAGGTGACGCCGACCGTTGCCGGAGTCTATCCAATGTCCCTTTCTGCCGCCTTCGACCGCTTTGTCGATCCCGCCCGCAAACGCCCGGCCCTGTGGCGGGTTCTGCTGGGGCTGGTTGTCGTGGCCGTGGTGATGACGATCTGGTTCGCGGCGATCTTCGGCGGTGTGTGGTTGGCGGGGGGCTTTCCGCTGATGGATGCGGTGATGCCCGAACTGGTTGAAGCGGACACCTCGCGCGGCACCCTGCTTTTGCTCGGCACCTTCGTTGGCATGATGCTGGGCACGATGCTGGCGGCGCGGTGGCTGCACAAACGCGGCCCCGGAACGCTGTTTGGGCCACGGCACATGGTTCTGCGGGATTTCGCTTGGGGCGCGGGGGCCATCGCTCTGGTGGTCGTGGTGTCCACGCTGCTGCTGGGTTCGATAGGCCCGCAGCCGATGCCGAACCTGTCGTTGGGGCTTTGGCTGCAATTGCTGATCCCGGCGCTGGTGTTGGTGCTGATCCAGACCGGCGCGGAAGAGGTGCTGTTTCGCGGCTACCTGATGCAACAGCTTGCCGCGCGCTTTCCGGTCGCGCCCGTCTATCTGGCCCTGCCCGCCGTCCTGTTCGGCGTGTTGCACTACGATCCCGTCACGGGCGGAGACAACGCGTGGCTGATTGCCGCCTCTGCCACATTGTTCGGTCTGATCGCGGGCGACCTGACGCGCGTGACGGGTAATCTGGGCGCGGCTTGGGGGCTGCACTTCGCGAACAACGTGGCTGCGATCCTGCTGGTCGGGACGACGGGGACAATCACTGGGCTAGCGCTGTATGTCACACCGTTTCCCGCGGATGACATCGCGACACTGCGGCCTCTGATCCTGCTGGACAGCGCGGTTCTGATTGCTGTGTGGGCCGCCCTGCGCTGGCGGCTGAAACGGTGAGCACCTACGCGCCCATGCAGCAGTTCGCTGCGGCCTTCCGAGGGCAATCCGGGGGTGCGATCATGGGTGGTGTGATCTGTGCGATGGCGGCCTTTGCGGTTCTGGGCGTTGTGATCAGCAGTGTTGGGCTCGCGCCCGGCACTGATCCGGTGTCGATCACGCTGATCCTGTGCAGCTATGCGCTTCCCGCAGTGGCGCTTCTATTCTGGGCGGGGCGCAAACAGGGGATCGAGCCGGGCGCTCTGTTCGGCCCGTCGCCGCAGGTCCGGATGGACGCGGCCATCGCGGCGCGACGGGTTCTGGCGAGCCTTGGCGCGATTTTCGCCCTGACGATCCTGGCCATCGGCCTGTCCGGAGCGATCGAGCCACCCGATGCCGCAGAGGCCGGGCGCATGCGCGACGCCGCGCCGTGGCTGGCCGCACTGCCCTTCGCGGCGGTCGCCGTTCTGCTTCAATCTGGTAGCGAAGAGGTGTTGTTCCGCGGCTATCTGATGCCCGCCCTGCGCGCGCGATCCGCCAATCCGTGGGTCTGGTTGGCCGGTCCCGCCATCCTGTTCGGAATGGCCCATGTGCCCTACGCCGAGACGTGGCAGGACGGTGCGTTCCTGTTCATCGTGACGGGCCTGCTGGGCCTTGCGCTGGGCGATCTGACGGCGCGCACCGGATCCATCGGCGCGGCGGTCGGCCTGCATTGGGCGTGGAACGTCTGGCAATTCATTCTGTTCGCGGAAGAGGGCAGCCCGATGAGCGGCTACGCCCTTTTCCTGCAACCCACCGCCCCAAGGGCGGACTTTGGCCCGTTGACCCTGCTGGCGGTCGCGCTGACGATCCTGATCCCGTGGCTGGCGATCCGGTTGGGGCTGCGCCGTTGATTGCATTCCGGCGCCGTGCGACCTAACTCCCTGCGTGTACCAAGCGGGATCGCCCATGAACTGGATCACCAATTACGTCCGCCCCAAGATCGGCTCGCTGTTCAATCGGCAGGAGACGCCGGATAACCTTTGGACCAAATGCGGCGAATGCGGCTCTATGCTGTTTCACCGCGAGTTGTCGGAAAATTTGCAGGTCTGCACCCATTGCGGCCACCATATGCAGATTAGTCCGCGCGACCGGTTCACGGCGCTGTTCGACGGTGGTGCGTTCTCGGAGATCGAGGTCGAAAAGCCGATCGCCGATCCGCTGCAGTTCCGCGATCAGAAGAAATACCCTGACCGTCTGCGCGCGGCGCAGCGCGCCACCTCGGAAAAAGAGGCGATGCTGGTCGTCGAGGGTGATGTCGGCGGCGTGCCCATCGTGGCCACCGCGCAGGACTTTTCCTTCATGGGCGGGTCCATGGGGATGTATGTCGGCAACGCCATCCTTGCCGCCGCGACCCGCGCCGTAGAGACGAACCGCCCCTTGGTGCTGTTCTCCGCCGCCGGTGGCGCGCGCATGCAAGAGGGCATCCTGAGCCTTATGCAGATGCCGCGTACGACCGTGGCGGTGGAAATGCTGCGAGAGGCCAACTTGCCCTACATCGTCGTGCTGACCCACCCCACGACCGGCGGCGTCACCGCGTCCTACGCGATGCTGGGCGACGTGCAGATTGCCGAACCCAACGCGCTGATCTGCTTTGCCGGACCGCGCGTGATCGAACAGACGATCCGCGAAAAGCTGCCCGAAGGCTTCCAGCGGGCAGAGTATCTTCTGGACCACGGGATGCTCGACCGCGTGACCGACCGGCGCAAAATGCGTGACGAACTGACGGTGATCCTGCGGATGCTGCTGGGCATGGACGCACCCGTCGCCGCCGACCTGCCGCCACCGCCAGCGGTTTCGACCGAAGGCGCCGTCGCCACCCAGCCGCCCGCGACCGCTGAAAGCTGATGGCCGCGCCTGAACGGGGATCGGACGTCATCCTCGACCGCCTGATGGCGCTGCACCCGAAGATCATCGACCTGTCGTTGGATCGGATGCGGCGGCTGCTCGCTGCGTTGGACCATCCCGAAAAGCGCCTGTCGCCTGTGATCCATATCGCCGGGACGAACGGCAAGGGCTCGACGCAGGCCATGATTCGCGCGGGTCTAGAGGCCGATGGGAAGGCGGTTCACGCCTACACCTCGCCCCACCTTGCGCGCTTCCACGAACGCATTCGTGTGGCGGGAGAGCTGGTCACCGAGGACGCCCTGTCCGGCCTTCTGGACCGTT
Protein-coding sequences here:
- a CDS encoding MFS transporter; translation: MVDAAATGTAPAHGARIVIWSLSASNFVIGMGAFVLIGLVNPMAEDFGTTPAAIGTAMTTYAIAYALMSPVLVALTGALGRRRLLAIAMGIFALGSLGTALAPSELIVHLSRIIAAAGAGMFTPVTASVAAALSPPETRGKALAAVIIGLTVAQVAGVPMGSFVGYTFGWRAGFLIVVALALPCLWLIWTRVPKGLEIPPASLSDLGKTLANGPAMLAILFTATFLGAIYVLYTYLAPLLSETMGYGRNGVTAALLIFGAGAVAGNIIGGWMADRLGAVTTLLILSGAQTLIMPLFFFLPYPGWLLFGLLGVWSVFGWSFMAGQQLRILSILPERPGVVLALNAAAIYVGAAIGSGIGGLVLAGWSLTALGPVAGIGAALAFAHVLLSRRISGQ
- the map gene encoding type I methionyl aminopeptidase: MDRSTGHLTKDGIRLHDAADFDGMMVAGELAATILDRIAEHVVPGQSTAELDRLIETWVTEAGATSATIGYRGYQHASCISVNHVVCHGIPGPKTLKDGDILNIDVTVIVDGWFGDTSRMYVAGKLPRKAERLIEVTHDALMKGIEAVKPGATFGDIGYAIQSYVEAQRMSVVRDFCGHGLGRVFHAPPNVLHYGRPKTGPVLEEGMFFTIEPMVNLGRPETKVLADDWTAVTRDKSLSAQFEHSVGVTADGVQIFTLSPAGRFHPTYG
- the sfsA gene encoding DNA/RNA nuclease SfsA, with protein sequence MRFQSPLIRGRLVRRWNRFLSEVTLDDTGETVRAHCPNPGTMMGLNALGTPVWVEPNDDPKRKLRYGWRLVELPGDEWAGIDTAVPNRVVGEALRARAIPELADYGTVRPEVKYGQKSRVDFLLTEPGLRDAYVEVKNVHLRRTDDWAEFPDCVTLRGARHLDELSDMVRQGHRAVMLYLIQRTDCARFRLAKDLDPGYATAFARARAAGVEAIAYDTAIDTSGVTLRRPLPIHAGE
- a CDS encoding competence/damage-inducible protein A, translating into MTNPTAAMLVIGDEILSGRTRDSNSHHLAGRLTEHGIDLREVRFIGDDAATITATTRELSAKYGHVFTSGGIGPTHDDITADCIAAAFDTPIDVRDDARAILAAHYDARGVEMNDARLRMARIPDGATLIDNPVSAAPGFSLQNVHVMAGVPKIFEAMLESLLPTLTGGARLQSRSLMVDRGEGDIAEGLSQVVAAHPGVSVGSYPAWGGAGYKVSIVLRAADESALEAAMAQLRALFPEGRE
- a CDS encoding GNAT family N-acetyltransferase, translating into MTDYDLLHATWPPASLRSLGPFTLRDGGGGGKRVSAASVEGTPTDPELDTAEKHTDLFAVRPDQTDFDMVLADRGYELVDPTLILSCDVAALTTPEPSPVSGFTVWPPLQVQRDIWAEGGIGPARLAVMDRVTGPKTSILGRAQDKPAGAAFVAIHGGTVMVHAVEVRAGLRRFGLATHMMRHAARWAQVRAATRIAVLVTEANTAAIALYRGLGLTGGRCYHYRSKPKDTRP
- a CDS encoding peroxidase-related enzyme (This protein belongs to a clade of uncharacterized proteins related to peroxidases such as the alkylhydroperoxidase AhpD.) encodes the protein MTDAPTALDLPPVDPLPDATQKYFDVCQEKLGMVPNVLRAHAFDIDKLNTFTALYNELMLADSGLTKLEREMIAVVVSSCNRCWYCLVAHGAAVRQLSGDPMLGEQLVMNWRVANLDARQHAMLAFAWKLTEAVSEVVEADRQALRDAGFTDRDIWDIANVAGFFNMTNRVATATEMQPNADYHAQAR
- a CDS encoding OmpA family protein, with the translated sequence MIRAALIFAVWGASAQALTLELPAPARKVETVSQSGSASLPTGAWSGGSVPTQRAEGQVTRTAWRLPGQTRTVQQILAPARDALREAGYEIGFDCADAECGGFDFRFALDLLPPPSMYVDLGNYRYVLARGVDGAVVSLVASRAASAGYLHVTEVLPEGTMPSQAVTIAAPSAASGPVWDSLRRNGRAVLDDLVFATGSSALAGGPFGSLGALAEGLRSDPGTKITLVGHSDTEGGLEPNIAISRARARAVRKTLIGEYDIAPDRIAAEGVAYLAPRASNLTAEGREANRRVEVVLTPD
- a CDS encoding LysR family transcriptional regulator; this encodes MDRLTEMEAFATVVDQGGFTDAAKKMGISKSAVSKHVSSLEARLGARLLNRTTRRVSPTEIGLAYYDRARRVLNDAGEADSLVTSMQSAPSGLLRISVATDFGVNHLSPILGEFLGEYPEITVNMILNNRYVELISEGFDLAIRIGELEDSTLRARKLTDTTKRMVASPGYFEKFGRPQRIDDLNEHKLLHYSSQANGSVWKLTAPSGEKRQVRTSGWLSVNDGQSLLNAAISGLGIAYLPSFLYADAMKQGLVEEAIPDLPGETQGIYAVYPPGRFTQPKVRAFIDFLAHAYADKGPDIW